The DNA segment AGGTCTGGAAGACGAAGCCGATCTTCCCGTTGCGGATGCCGGCAAGGGCGTCGTCACTTAGCTCGGAGACATCCACGCCGTCGAGCACGTAGCGCCCGCTCGTGGCTTTGTCGAGACACCCGAGGAGATTCATGAAGGTGGACTTGCCCGAGCCGGACGGGCCCATGACGGCCACGAACTCGCCCGCGTGGATCTTGACCGAGACGTGGCGGAGCGCGTGGACGGCTTGGCCCCCCAGGTGGTAGTCCTTCGTCAGCTCGCGCGTCTCGATGATCGTGTGGCCCATGGCCGTATTAACCTGCTCTATTCACGAACGCGTGTTCCGCGTCCTATGCGCCCCCTCACCCTGCCCCTCTCCCCCTTGTATCATGCAGACACCGGCCAAGAAGACTGGCCGGGTGAAGGTGGGCGGGAGCCCGTTTCCCCCTCGGTCGACCGAGACCGTCCCGGAGCTTGGGGCCCCGTCCGCCGCTTCACGTGCCGTGAACCCGAACAGTCGCCAGGGCCACCGAAGCCCGCATAGACAAGGACGGGTCATGGAACGCACCTTTGTGGGGATCGATATCGCCAAGGACCAAGTGGATGTCCATGTTCATCCGACCGACGAGCGGTTCCAGCTCAGTCGCGATGACGCGGGACTCGCGGGGCTCGTCGCTCGGCTGCAACCCCTCGGGCCGCGCCTGGTGGTGCTCGAGGCGACCGGGGGCTATGAGATCCCCGTGGCCGCGGTGCTGGCCAGCGCGGGGGTGCCGGTGGCCGTGGTCAATCCGCGGCAGATCCGCGATTACGCCCGCGCCACGGGCCAGCTCGCCAAGACCGACGCGCTCGATGCCCGCCTCATGGCCCGGTTCGCCGAAGCCGTGCAGCCCGAGGTCCGGCCCCTGCCCACCCCGGAGGCGCAGGCCTTGGGCGACCTCGTCACCCGCCGCCGGCAACTGGTGGACATGCTCGGGGCCGAGCGCAACCGCCACCACCAGGCGCGCGACCTGCGGCTGCAACGCTGTATCGCCACGCACATCCGCTGGCTGACCAAGGCTCTGGCCGAGATCGAGGTCGACCTCGCCACCCGCATCCGTTCCAGCCCGATCTGGCGGGAGCGGGACAACCTGCTCCACTCCGTGCCTGGCGTTGGCGATATCACGGCGTACACGCTGATCGCCGACCTCCCGGAGCTGGGCCACCTGGATCGCCGCAAGATCGCCGCCCTGGTCGGTGTCGCTCCGTTCAACCGAGAGAGCGGCCACTGGCGTGGCCGCCGCATGATCGCTGGGGGCCGCCCTGCGGTGCGCAGCGTGCTGTATATGGCCACTCTCACCGCGGTCCGCTTCAACCCGGCGATCGCCCATGTCTATCAGCGCTTGACCGCGGCCGGCCGGCCGAAAAAAGTTGCCCTCACCGCCGCGATGCGCAAGCTCCTCACCATCCTGAACGCGATGCTGCGAGACCAACGCCCATGGCAACCAGAATCCGCTTGACAAACAAGACAGTCGCTCCGGGGGAGAGGGCAGGGTGAGGGGGCGGTGACTCCATGACCACCGTCGGCATCGTCGGCATCGGCCTCCTCGGCTCCGCCATCGCCTCGCGCTTCGTCAAGGCGGGCCATGCCGTCGTCGGCTTCGATATCCTGCCCGCCCGCGTCGCAGCCCTCACCGCCATGGGCGGCAAGGCAGCACCCTCGGCCGCCGCCGTCGCTCAATCAGCCGAAGCCGTCTGCACCCTCCTGCCCTCGCTCGCGGCAGCCGAGACCGCGGTGCTCGGGCGCGGCGGCATCCTGGCCGGCGCGCGGCCGGGCCTCACGGTCATCCAGATGAGCACGATCTCCCCGGCGCTCACCGAGCGGCTGGCGCGGGAGGTCACGGGCAAGGGCCTGGGCTTCCTCGACTGCCCCGTCAGCGGCACGACCTCCATGATCGAGCGCGGCGACGGCAGCTTCTTCGTGGGAGGGGAGCGCGCCCTCTACGATCGCTGGCGCCCCGTGCTCGAATCCGCCCTGCCGCGCGTCGTCCACGTCGGCCGCGTGGGCCAGGCCATGACTCTCAAGCTCGTCGCCAATCTCCTGGTGGCGCTCCACAGCGCGGCGGCCGCCGAGGCCCTGACCCTCGCGCGCAGGGCCGGCCTGGATCTCGATCTCGCGCTCGAGGTGCTCAACTCGAGCGCCGCGGCCTCCGCCATGCTGAAGGTCCGTGGCCCCCTGGTCGTCCGCAACGAGTTCCCCGCCCAGATGAAGCTCGACCTCTTCATGAAAGACCTTCACCTGATGCAGGAGGCTGCGGCCGCCGTCGGTGCGCCGCTCCCCTTCACCGACCTGGCCGAGCGCCTCTATGCCGCCGCCCAGGCGGCAGGCCACGGCGCGGAAGATCTCGCGGTGGTGGTGACGGCGCTCGAGACGCAGGGAGCGGGACGGCGGAAACCTCCACGTTCCGCGACGTCTAGCCGCAGACGCGCGAAACCATCCCCCAAGAGCCAAGGAAAGCAGCGCCCTCGACACAGATAGCGGCTCGACGTCAGCTCGACGTTTTCACCGCGGGCGGCCGCCGCATCTGCCGACGGGAATGTCGGAATTCAAGACCTGACCCCTATTCTTTCCTCTCCTGTTCAGGCACCGCGCGCCTTGCGCATCACGTCTTCCAGCGTCCCGGTGAAGTAGAAAGCCTGCTCCGGCACTGCATCACACTCCCCGCTCAGAATCGCCCGGCACCCGCGGAGGGCGTCCTCGCGAGAGACGTACAGACCGGGCTGCTTCGTGTAAGGCTCGGCGACGAAGAATGGTTGAGAGAAAAAGCGCAGAAGCTTGCGAGCCCTTCGAGTGGAAGGATCCGCCGCCTCGGAGAGCGCGGCGGGCCCAGTAGACCCCGCGGTGCAGGCCGTCAACGCCTCTCGGACCTGGGCGGCGACCTCCGCGTGATCGTGGTCGACAAGCTTTTGATCCAGCAGGCGGGACCGCGAGATGATCGCGTCAACCGTGGGGTATATGCCCTGTCGCGCCAGCTCTCGAGAGAGTCGAATCACGGCATCGACCGCGGGCAGAGCCGAGAGGCGCTCGGTCGTCCACTCCTCCTCCCCAATGAAGTAGAAGGTCT comes from the Candidatus Rokuibacteriota bacterium genome and includes:
- a CDS encoding IS110 family transposase encodes the protein MERTFVGIDIAKDQVDVHVHPTDERFQLSRDDAGLAGLVARLQPLGPRLVVLEATGGYEIPVAAVLASAGVPVAVVNPRQIRDYARATGQLAKTDALDARLMARFAEAVQPEVRPLPTPEAQALGDLVTRRRQLVDMLGAERNRHHQARDLRLQRCIATHIRWLTKALAEIEVDLATRIRSSPIWRERDNLLHSVPGVGDITAYTLIADLPELGHLDRRKIAALVGVAPFNRESGHWRGRRMIAGGRPAVRSVLYMATLTAVRFNPAIAHVYQRLTAAGRPKKVALTAAMRKLLTILNAMLRDQRPWQPESA
- a CDS encoding NAD(P)-dependent oxidoreductase, with protein sequence MTTVGIVGIGLLGSAIASRFVKAGHAVVGFDILPARVAALTAMGGKAAPSAAAVAQSAEAVCTLLPSLAAAETAVLGRGGILAGARPGLTVIQMSTISPALTERLAREVTGKGLGFLDCPVSGTTSMIERGDGSFFVGGERALYDRWRPVLESALPRVVHVGRVGQAMTLKLVANLLVALHSAAAAEALTLARRAGLDLDLALEVLNSSAAASAMLKVRGPLVVRNEFPAQMKLDLFMKDLHLMQEAAAAVGAPLPFTDLAERLYAAAQAAGHGAEDLAVVVTALETQGAGRRKPPRSATSSRRRAKPSPKSQGKQRPRHR